CGCGGCGGCGCCTTCGGCCGAAGGCGTGTTCCTGCTGTCGAACGATCATCCGCGCGCCTATGGCAATGTCGCACGGCTGCTCGGCAAATATGTGCGCGAGGAAAAGGCGGCGACATTGCCCGATGCGATCCGCCGGCTGACGTCGCTGCCGACAACCAACCTCGGCATCAGGGACCGCGGCTTGCTCAAGCCCGGCTATTTCGCCGATGTCGTGGTGTTCGATCCGGCGACGATCGGGGACCATGCGACCTACCCCAAGCCCGCCCAATATGCGACCGGGGTGAACCAGGTGTTCGTCAACGGCACCCAGGTGTTGAAGGACGGTGAACCGACCGGCGCGGCGGCAGGGCGGTTCGTCAAGGGGCCGGGTGCCGGCAAATGCCCGGCATGAAGGCGTTGCTGGCGCAGGCCGCAGAGCTTGCCGCGCTGTTGAAGGCGCGGCGGCAGACAGTGGCGGTGGCGGAAAGTTCGACCGGCGGGCTGATCTCGGCGGCGCTGCTCGCGGTGCCGGGGGCGTCGGCCTATTATCTCGGGGGCGGGGTGATCTACACGCCACGGGCGCGGCACCGGCTGCTCGGGTTGCGCCGCGAGGATGTGCGCGGGCTGACCTCGGCGAGCGAGCCCTATGCGGCGCTGCTGGCGGAGACGGTGCGCCGCCAGTTCAGCGCGACCTGGGGGATTTCCGAAACCGGCGCATCGGGGCCGACCGGCAACCCCTATGGCGACGCTGCCGGCCACAGTTGCTTCGCCGTCGCCGGGACGTCGGTGGTGGCCCGGACGCTGGAAACCGGCCGGCCTGAGCGCTTCGACAACATGCTGGCGTTCGCCGCCGCCGCGCTGGCGCTGCTGGCGGAACAGGTGGCAGCGCAGGACTGACGCCCGAGTTGCATGGCGGGGCGGCATCCGGCACATGCGTCGGCATGATCCGCACCCTTGCCGCCCGCGTCGAGCGTTTTCCCGTCCGCGGCAGCTTCGTGATTGCGCGCGGCGCCAAGACGCATGTCGATGTTGCGGTCGCCGTGGTCGGCGATGGTCGGCAGGAAGGACGTGGCGAGGCCACCGCAATCTACTATCGCGGCGAAACGGCGGAAACGGTCGTCGCCGCCATCAATGCGCGGGCGGACGCTGTCGCGGCCGGCGCCGGCCGCGCCGACCTGCTCGGGCTGATGCCGCATGGCGCGGCGCGCAACGCGCTCGACGCGGCGCTGTGGGACCTGGAGGCCAAGGCGTCGGGCCAGCGCGTCTGGCAGCGGCTGGACCTGCCGCAGCCGCGGCCGTTGTTGACGGCGTTCACGATCAGCCTGGGCGAACCGGGTGCCATGGCCGCTGCCGCTGCATCCGCAGGGGGGCGCGAACTGCTCAAGATCAAGCTGGGCGGCGATGGCGGGCCCGATGCCGATGTCGAACGCATGGCGGCGGTGCGGGCGGCGGCGCCCGATGCGCGGCTGATCGTCGACGCCAATGAAGCCTGGGGCGGGACCGATATCGCGCGGACGGCGGCGGCGCTCGCGGGCCTTGGGGTCGAGCTCATCGAACAGCCGGTGCCGGCCGGGCAGGATGCGCTGCTCGATGGCGTGCGCTCGCCGGTGCCGCTGGCAGCGGACGAAAGCTGCCACGATCGCGCCAGCCTCGATGCCATCATCGGGCGCTACACCTATATCAACATCAAGCTCGACAAGGCCGGCGGGCTGACCGAGGCCCATGCGCTGGCGCATGCTGCGCGCCAGCGCGGGCTGGGGGTGATGACCGGCTGCATGTTGTCGACGTCGCTCGGCATTGCACCGGCATTCTATGTCGCGATGCAGGGTCAATATGCCGATCTCGACGGGCCGTTGCTGATCGAGGACCGGCCCGCCGGGCTGCGCTTCGAGGACAGCGATGTGTGGCCGCCCGAGCCGGAACTCTGGGGCTAGCAGGTCCGCCGACAAGAATTTACGCGCGCGCCGCCAGCTTGCGTTCCCAGGCGATGGCATCGGCGACGATGCGGTCGAGGTCGTCGAGTTTGGGCTCCCAGCCGAGCCGCGCCCGGATCGCGCTGGTATCGGCGACCAGCCGGGCCACGTCACCGGGGCGACGGGGCGCCGGCACGCGGCGCATCCGGCTGTTGGTGAAGCGATCGACGGCGTCGAGCACCTCCAGCACCGAGGCGCCATGGCCATAGCCGACGTTGAAGGTCAGGCTTTCGGCCGGGTCGGCGACCAGTGCGTCGAGCGCCACCAGATGCGCCGCGGCGAGATCGGTGATGTGGATATAGTCGCGTACGCCGGTTCCATCGGGGGTGGCGAAGTCATTGCCCGTCACGCTGATATGGTCGCGCTTGCCGGTCACGACTTCGGCGGCGATCTTGATGAGATGGGTCGCCTGTTTCGATACCTGCCCCGACCGGCCGGCAGGGTCGGCGCCGGCGACGTTGAAATAGCGCAGGACCGCGACATTGGCGGCGCCGGTGGCGGCAAGGTCGGCGAGTGCGCGCTCGGTCATCGCCTTGCTGGCGGCATAGGGGTTGACCGGCGCCATCGGCAGGCTTTCCGACAGCATGTCGAGGTCGAGCGCGCCATAGACCGTCGCGGTCGACGAGAACAGCAGATGGCGGACCCCGGCAGCCGTCGCGGCCGCAAAGAAGCGCACCGCCCGGCCGACATTGATGTCGTAATACAACAGCGGCTTTTCGACCGATTCGGGAACCGAGATCACCCCGGCGCAGTGGATGGCGGCGGTGATGCCGTGTTCGGCGACCAGCGCCTCGACCAGCGCGGTGTCGCCGCAATCGCCTTCGACGAATTTCGCGCCTTCGGGCACCAGCCATCGGTTGCCGGTGGAAAGATTGTCGAGAACCAGCACGTCGTCGCCGCGATCGAGCAGGGCGAGGGTGATGTGCGAGCCGATATAGCCGGCGCCGCCAGTCAGGAGGATCATGGTGTCATTCGGCCCCGTAAACGCTGATCGATTCGAAAAGAGCGGTGAGCCCCGCGCGTTCCGCCAGGGTCAATTCGGGACGCCAGATTTCGAACAAAAGGATAACGCGCATGGCGTCGCTGTCGTTCCACGCCTCATGCTCGATGCTGTCGTCGAAGATCAGCATCTTGCCGGCCTCGACATTGCGGGTCGTGTTGCCGACGCGCAACCGGCAATCGGGGGGCACGATCAGCGGCAAGTGACAGATCAGCCGCGTGTTGAGCATGCCGGTGTGCGGCGCGATATGGGTTCCCGGCGCCAGCAGGGAGAACAGCACCATCGGTGATCGCCCGGCGATCACCGGGATCGGCAGGTCGGCGATCGCCGCCATCGTTGCCGGGCAGCGCGCTGCGTTGGCGGCGACCGGCAGGCCGTGCTGGATGAGGTGGAAGGCGCTCCAGCGCGGATCGTCGAGCAGGCTGTGAGCCTTGGCCGGCCGGTCCCTTGGTGCTTCGACATAGGGCGCCGTGCCCGCACGATCGGCAAGCACCGCTTCAGCCTCGGTGCGGATCGCGGGAAATGCCGCTTCCAGCGCCGCCACCCAGGCAAAATCGGCGGGGTCATAAAAGGCCTGCTGCGGCAGGCCGGGAAAGTAGAAGCTGGTCGGTTCCTGCAGATAGGGGCGGGTCGCGCCGGCGACGATCGCCAGGCTTTCGGCAAAGCGTGGCCCGGCCGCGTCGCCATCGACCCCGGCGGCGGCGAGCGCCGCGTGCATTGCCGCAGTAAAGCGCCCGGCGATGGCAACGCGCTCGGCTTCTGCACGCTGCAGGCGCGCGACCAGATCGGCGGGCAGCTGCCCGATGCCGGCCGCTGCTGCCAGCGCCCGATCGTACCAGGCCGACGCGGCGCGATCATCGCCGTCGCGGGTGAAGATTTCCCCCTGCATGACCAGCGCATAGGGGTTGGCCGGATCAGCCGCGAGGACCTGCGCCAGCGCCGCGCGCGCCGCGGTCCGGTCGTCCTGCATGTCGCAGGACTGGGCCAGGAACAGCCAGATCTGCGGTGTCGCCCGGCCGCTGGCGGCGATCGCGTCGAACGCCGACCGCGCCGCAGCGGCATCGCCGCGCCGCAGCGCGTCGATCCCGCGATGGGCGATGGCTTCCAGCTGAGCCTTGGCGGGATCGGTCATGATGGGGGTGTAGAGCATCGGCAGTCGGCCGCAAGGTTGGTGACCATGGGGCGCGGCGCATTCGCCGCTTTGCGCAGCCTCGTCGCCCGCCTATCTTGCCGTCATGGCCAGCCGCCCCGATACTATTCCCAACCGCCGCGGCATCATCGATCGCCGGGCGCTGGTTGATCAGCTTGCAGAGGCAATGCCGGGCGCGCAGGGGTATGAGGCGCGGCGGGCCGTGCTGGCGACGACGCTGCGCGCGGCCCTGGCGCAAGGCCGGGCGGAACTCCATCGCCGTCTCCACAACACGCCGGCCAAGGGCCTGGAACTGGCGAGCGCCCAGGCGTTTCTGGTCGACCAGCTGTTGCGCATCCTGTTCGATTCGGTGGTCACCGACCTCTATCCGGCGACCAATCGCACGTCGTCGGAACGGCTGGCGCTGGTTGCCGTCGGTGGTTATGGCCGCGGCCAGATGGCGCCGCACAGCGACATCGACCTTTTGTTCCTGACGCCCTGGAAGCAGACGGCGTGGGGCGAGCAAGTCATCGAAACCATGCTCTACATGCTGTGGGACCTGGGATTGAAGGTCGGCCACGCCACGCGCTCGCTCGACGACATGATCAACATGTCGCGTGCCGATGTCACCATCCGCACCGCGCTGCTCGAATCGCGATTCGTCTGGGGTGACCAGAAATTGTACGAGGAAGGCGCTGCGCGGTTCCGCCGCGAAGTCGTCGCCGGCACGGCGCGTGCCTTCACGGCCGAAAAACTGGTGGAACGTGACGAACGCCACAAGCGGATGGGGGACAGCCGCTATGTCGTCGAACCCAATCTGAAGGAAGGCAAGGGCGGGCTGCGTGACCTTCACACGCTGTTCTGGATCGGAAAATATGCCTATCAGGTCGATACCATCGCCGAGCTGGTCGACAAGGGCCTGTTGACCGCCAACGAATTGCGCCAGTTCCGCCGCGCCGAGAGTTTTCTATGGGCGGTGCGCATCAACCTCCACGATATCGCGGGCCGGCCGGAGGAACGCCTGACCTTCGATGTCCAGCGGGAACTGGCCTCGCGGCTGCGCTATGCCGATCGCGGCGGCATGTCGGCGGTCGAGCGTTTCATGCGGCATTATTTTCTGGTGGCGAAGACGGTCGGCGACCTGACAGGGCTGTTCCTCGCCCATCTCGATGAAAGCTTCGCCAAGTCGAACTGGTTGCCGACGCTGACGCGGCGACCGTCGCGGTTGAACGGTTTCACCCTGCGCCGCAGCCAGATCGGCGTGCCGAGCGATGATTTCTTTCGCCAGGATCCGGTGCGGCTGGTCGAGATGTTCGCGCTCGCCGATCGCGAAAAGCTCGGCATTCACCCGCAGGCGATGCGTCAGGCCTCGCGCGACGCCGGGCTGATCAACGAGACCACCCGCCGCAGCCGCGCCGCCAACGCGCTGTTCCTACAGGTGCTGACCAGCCCCAACGACCCGGAGACTGTGCTGCGCTGGATGAACGAAGCCGGCATCTTCGGGCGTTTCGTTCCCGATTTCGGCCGGGTCGTGGCGCAGATGCAATATGACATGTATCATCATTATACGGTCGACGAACACACCATCCGCGCCATCGGCCTGCTGGCCCAGATCGAATCGGGCAAGCTGCTCGCCGAACACAAATTGTCGAGCGCGATCATCAAGCAGATCGCCTCGCGCCGCGTGCTCTATGTCGCGGTCCTGCTCCACGACATCGCCAAGGGGCGCGGCGGCGACCATAGCGAATTGGGCGGGGATATCGCCGACCGGCTGTGCCCGCGGCTGGGCCTGGGCGCTGCCGAAACCGAAACCGTCGCCTGGCTGGTGCGCAACCATCTGCTGATGTCGCGCACCGCGTTCAAGCGCGACCTTGCCGATTTCAAGACCATCCTCGATTTCGTCGAAAGCGTCGCCAGCCCGGAACGGTTGCGGCTGTTGCTGCTGCTCACCGTCGTCGATATCCGCGCCGTCGGGCCGGGGGTGTGGAACAACTGGAAGGGCCAACTGCTCCGCGACCTTTACGAGGCATCGGAGGAAGTGCTGCGGCTCGGCCACAAGCAGAAGGGCCGGACCGAGCGCATCGCGGTCAAGCAGGCGCGGCTGCGGGCGGCGCTGGGCTGGGATGATGCGACCTTCGGTCGTTACACGCGGCGCTTTGCCGACAGCTACTGGATTGCCGAAACCCCCGAGGCGCTCGCCGGCAATGCTGCGCTGGTCGCCGATGCCGATGCCCGCAGCCTGCCGCTGGCCATTGCGACCCTTCCCGACCCGTCGTCGGGGACCACTTTGGTCTCCATCTACGCTGCCGACCATCCCGGGCTGTTCTACCGCATCGCCGGCGCCATTTCGCTTGCCGGTGCCAATATTCTCGATGCCCGCATCCACACGACGCGCGACGGCCAGGCGATCGACAATTTCGTCGTCGCCGATCCGCTGGGCCGGCCGTTCGCCGAACCGTCGCAGCTGGCGCGGCTGACGCGCAGCATCGAAGATGTGCTGACAGGAAAGGTCCGGCTCGCCGACCGTCTGGCAGCGCGGCCGCTGGCCCGGCGCCGCGCCGAAGTGTTCAAGGTCGAACCCAATATCATCATCGACAACAAGGCTTCGAATCGCTACACGGTCATCGAGGTCGGCGCGGCCGATCGCCCCGCCTTGCTTTATGCGCTGACGCACGCGCTCTTCCAGAGCCGCGTCACCATCCATTCGGCGCATATCGCCACCTATGGCGAGCGCGCCACCGATACCTTCTACATCACCGACCTGACGGGCCAGAAGATCGACAGCGCATCGCGGCTGAAGGCGCTGGAACGGCGGCTCGTTGCCGTTGCCAGCAGCGCCAGCGCCCGGGTCGACAGCGTCGACGAACTGCAGGCGGCGGAATAGGTTATTGCGGAGTCGCGGGCGCCGTTTCGGACGGCGTGTCGGCCGAGATGGGGTCGGCCGATGTCGTCGCGCCCTCCTGCGTGCCCTTGGGCGACAGCAGGAACACCCAGACCATGGCAGCAATTGCCAATGCCAGCGACGCCATCAGCACGTAGCGGACGGTTCCCGTCACGCCGCCGCGGGCGCGATTGGTGGTAATGATCTTGGGCTTGTCGGCCATTGCGGGTCCTTTTGCAGCGGATATGCCTGTCAAACCCGCCAGATGCGGCATCGTTCCAGTTGGCAAACATTGACGGCCCGGACGCAACACCGCTTATACCCGGCGGCGGGAGATCACATATGACGACACCGAGCCTCGACGACTGGCAGAAAATGGCCGCCAAGGAGGTCAAGGGTGCCGACCTGACCTGGCCGACGCCAGAGGGGATCGACGTCAAGCCGCTGTATACCGCCGCCGACGTCGTGACCGACCCCGGCCTGCCCGGCCATGCGCCGTTCACCCGCGGCGTCCGTGCCACCATGTACGCCGGCCGGCCATGGACGATCCGCCAATATGCCGGGTTCAGCACCGCCGAGGCGTCGAACGCCTTCTACCGCCGCAACCTTGCCGGCGGCCAGAAGGGGCTGAGTGTCGCCTTCGACCTGGCCACCCACCGCGGCTATGACAGCGACCACCCGCGGGTTTCGGGCGATGTCGGCAAGGCCGGCGTCGCTATCGACAGTGTCGAGGACATGAAGCTGCTGTTCGACGGCATTCCGCTCGACCAGATGAGTGTCAGCATGACCATGAACGGCGCGGTGCTGCCGTGCCTGGCCTTTTACATCGTGGCGGCCGAGGAGGCCGGCGTCGCCCAGGAAAAGCTCGACGGCACCATCCAGAACGACATTCTGAAGGAGTTCATGGTCCGCAACACCTATATCTACCCGCCGGCGCCATCGATGCGGATCATCGCCGACATCATCGAATATACCTCGCAAAACATGCCCAAGTTCAACAGCATCAGCATTTCGGGTTATCATATGCTCGAAGCCGGGGCGACAGCGGTGCAGGAACTGGCGTTCACCCTCGCCGATGGCAAGGAATATGTCCGCGCCGCGCTGGCCAAGGGGCTGGCGGTCGACGACTTTGCCGGGCGGCTGAGCTTCTTCTTCGGCATCGGCATGAACTTCTTCATGGAAATCGCCAAGCTGCGCGCCGCGCGGACCTTGTGGGCGACGATCATGGCCGATTTCGGCGCGTCCCCACGCAGCCAGATGCTGCGCACCCATTGCCAGACGAGCGGGGTCAGCCTGCAGGAACAGGACCCCTATAACAACGTCATCCGCACCACGGTCGAAGCGATGGCCGCGGCGCTCGGCGGCACCCAGTCGCTCCACACCAATGCGCTCGATGAAGCGATTGCGCTGCCGACCGATTTTTCGGCGCGCATCGCCCGCAACACGCAGCTGGTGCTGCAGGAAGAAACCGGCATTACCCGCGTCGTCGATCCGCTGGGCGGCAGCTATTATGTCGAAGCGTTGACCGATGCGCTGGTGAAGGGCGCGCAGGCGCTGATCGACGAAGTCGAGTCATTGGGCGGCATGACGCGTGCGGTCGAAAGCGGCATGCCCAAGCTGGAAATCGAAAAGGCGGCGGCGGCCAAGCAGGCGCGGGTCGACATGGGCGAGGACGTCATCGTCGGCGTCAACAAATATCGGCCGGCCAGCGAGGAAAAGCTCGACATTCTCGATGTCGACAATGTCGCCGTCCGCGCCAGCCAGATCGAGCGGCTGGAGGCGATCCGCGCCCGCCGCGACCCCGCCGCGGTCGATGCGGCGCTGGCGGCGTTGCGCGACGGTGCAGCGGGCGACGCCAATCTGCTGGCCCTCGCCGTCGTCGCGGCGCGGGCAAGGGCAACGCTGGGCGAGATCAGCAGTGCGCTTGAGGATGTGTTCGGGCGCCACGCCGCGGTCGTGAAGATGGTCAAGGGCGTCTATGCCGATGCCTATAAGGGCGATCCCGCCTATATCCGCGTTGCCGAGGGCGTGGAGGCGTTCGAACGCCGCAAGGGCCGTGCGCCGCGCGTGCTGATCGTCAAGATGGGGCAGGACGGGCATGACCGCGGCGCCAAGGTCGTCGGCACGGCGCTGGCCGACCTGGGGTTCGACGCCACCGTTGGCCCGCTGTTCCAGACTCCCGAGGAAGCG
This is a stretch of genomic DNA from Polymorphobacter fuscus. It encodes these proteins:
- the dgcA gene encoding N-acetyl-D-Glu racemase DgcA — protein: MIRTLAARVERFPVRGSFVIARGAKTHVDVAVAVVGDGRQEGRGEATAIYYRGETAETVVAAINARADAVAAGAGRADLLGLMPHGAARNALDAALWDLEAKASGQRVWQRLDLPQPRPLLTAFTISLGEPGAMAAAAASAGGRELLKIKLGGDGGPDADVERMAAVRAAAPDARLIVDANEAWGGTDIARTAAALAGLGVELIEQPVPAGQDALLDGVRSPVPLAADESCHDRASLDAIIGRYTYINIKLDKAGGLTEAHALAHAARQRGLGVMTGCMLSTSLGIAPAFYVAMQGQYADLDGPLLIEDRPAGLRFEDSDVWPPEPELWG
- a CDS encoding CinA family protein; the protein is MPGMKALLAQAAELAALLKARRQTVAVAESSTGGLISAALLAVPGASAYYLGGGVIYTPRARHRLLGLRREDVRGLTSASEPYAALLAETVRRQFSATWGISETGASGPTGNPYGDAAGHSCFAVAGTSVVARTLETGRPERFDNMLAFAAAALALLAEQVAAQD
- a CDS encoding [protein-PII] uridylyltransferase, translating into MASRPDTIPNRRGIIDRRALVDQLAEAMPGAQGYEARRAVLATTLRAALAQGRAELHRRLHNTPAKGLELASAQAFLVDQLLRILFDSVVTDLYPATNRTSSERLALVAVGGYGRGQMAPHSDIDLLFLTPWKQTAWGEQVIETMLYMLWDLGLKVGHATRSLDDMINMSRADVTIRTALLESRFVWGDQKLYEEGAARFRREVVAGTARAFTAEKLVERDERHKRMGDSRYVVEPNLKEGKGGLRDLHTLFWIGKYAYQVDTIAELVDKGLLTANELRQFRRAESFLWAVRINLHDIAGRPEERLTFDVQRELASRLRYADRGGMSAVERFMRHYFLVAKTVGDLTGLFLAHLDESFAKSNWLPTLTRRPSRLNGFTLRRSQIGVPSDDFFRQDPVRLVEMFALADREKLGIHPQAMRQASRDAGLINETTRRSRAANALFLQVLTSPNDPETVLRWMNEAGIFGRFVPDFGRVVAQMQYDMYHHYTVDEHTIRAIGLLAQIESGKLLAEHKLSSAIIKQIASRRVLYVAVLLHDIAKGRGGDHSELGGDIADRLCPRLGLGAAETETVAWLVRNHLLMSRTAFKRDLADFKTILDFVESVASPERLRLLLLLTVVDIRAVGPGVWNNWKGQLLRDLYEASEEVLRLGHKQKGRTERIAVKQARLRAALGWDDATFGRYTRRFADSYWIAETPEALAGNAALVADADARSLPLAIATLPDPSSGTTLVSIYAADHPGLFYRIAGAISLAGANILDARIHTTRDGQAIDNFVVADPLGRPFAEPSQLARLTRSIEDVLTGKVRLADRLAARPLARRRAEVFKVEPNIIIDNKASNRYTVIEVGAADRPALLYALTHALFQSRVTIHSAHIATYGERATDTFYITDLTGQKIDSASRLKALERRLVAVASSASARVDSVDELQAAE
- the scpA gene encoding methylmalonyl-CoA mutase, which gives rise to MTTPSLDDWQKMAAKEVKGADLTWPTPEGIDVKPLYTAADVVTDPGLPGHAPFTRGVRATMYAGRPWTIRQYAGFSTAEASNAFYRRNLAGGQKGLSVAFDLATHRGYDSDHPRVSGDVGKAGVAIDSVEDMKLLFDGIPLDQMSVSMTMNGAVLPCLAFYIVAAEEAGVAQEKLDGTIQNDILKEFMVRNTYIYPPAPSMRIIADIIEYTSQNMPKFNSISISGYHMLEAGATAVQELAFTLADGKEYVRAALAKGLAVDDFAGRLSFFFGIGMNFFMEIAKLRAARTLWATIMADFGASPRSQMLRTHCQTSGVSLQEQDPYNNVIRTTVEAMAAALGGTQSLHTNALDEAIALPTDFSARIARNTQLVLQEETGITRVVDPLGGSYYVEALTDALVKGAQALIDEVESLGGMTRAVESGMPKLEIEKAAAAKQARVDMGEDVIVGVNKYRPASEEKLDILDVDNVAVRASQIERLEAIRARRDPAAVDAALAALRDGAAGDANLLALAVVAARARATLGEISSALEDVFGRHAAVVKMVKGVYADAYKGDPAYIRVAEGVEAFERRKGRAPRVLIVKMGQDGHDRGAKVVGTALADLGFDATVGPLFQTPEEARDLALQLDVDIVAASSLAAGHKTLVPALISALKDAGRGDIRVIAGGVIPAQDYDFLRDIGTAAIFGPGTNIVESAAELLRLLGHNLPPAGTSLAAE
- the galE gene encoding UDP-glucose 4-epimerase GalE, which gives rise to MILLTGGAGYIGSHITLALLDRGDDVLVLDNLSTGNRWLVPEGAKFVEGDCGDTALVEALVAEHGITAAIHCAGVISVPESVEKPLLYYDINVGRAVRFFAAATAAGVRHLLFSSTATVYGALDLDMLSESLPMAPVNPYAASKAMTERALADLAATGAANVAVLRYFNVAGADPAGRSGQVSKQATHLIKIAAEVVTGKRDHISVTGNDFATPDGTGVRDYIHITDLAAAHLVALDALVADPAESLTFNVGYGHGASVLEVLDAVDRFTNSRMRRVPAPRRPGDVARLVADTSAIRARLGWEPKLDDLDRIVADAIAWERKLAARA
- a CDS encoding aspartyl/asparaginyl beta-hydroxylase domain-containing protein, with amino-acid sequence MTDPAKAQLEAIAHRGIDALRRGDAAAARSAFDAIAASGRATPQIWLFLAQSCDMQDDRTAARAALAQVLAADPANPYALVMQGEIFTRDGDDRAASAWYDRALAAAAGIGQLPADLVARLQRAEAERVAIAGRFTAAMHAALAAAGVDGDAAGPRFAESLAIVAGATRPYLQEPTSFYFPGLPQQAFYDPADFAWVAALEAAFPAIRTEAEAVLADRAGTAPYVEAPRDRPAKAHSLLDDPRWSAFHLIQHGLPVAANAARCPATMAAIADLPIPVIAGRSPMVLFSLLAPGTHIAPHTGMLNTRLICHLPLIVPPDCRLRVGNTTRNVEAGKMLIFDDSIEHEAWNDSDAMRVILLFEIWRPELTLAERAGLTALFESISVYGAE